In Streptomyces ambofaciens ATCC 23877, a single genomic region encodes these proteins:
- a CDS encoding GntR family transcriptional regulator — MDYPNDQAPGAPVRSGIPEHGRVPKYYAVKARIDRLVGELGEGGAIPTERDLSERYEVARETVRQALRELVLEGKLRRQGRGTVVAGPKLEQPLSLASYTEGVRRQGRTPGRALVTLDRFPCPEALAAETGLTRGEPVWHLERVLLADDERVGLESTYVSVARLPDLDTAFDPDSSFYAHLAGQGIAFGDADERIETVLATPREALLIGTPPALPMLLIHRVSRDAEGGPLERVRTLYRGDRFSFTTHLRG; from the coding sequence GTGGACTACCCGAACGACCAGGCCCCGGGCGCCCCCGTCCGCTCCGGGATTCCCGAGCACGGCCGTGTGCCGAAGTACTACGCCGTCAAGGCGCGGATCGACCGTCTGGTCGGCGAGCTGGGGGAGGGCGGCGCCATCCCCACCGAGCGGGACCTCTCCGAGCGGTACGAGGTCGCCCGCGAGACCGTGCGGCAGGCCCTGCGCGAGCTCGTGCTGGAGGGCAAGCTGCGCCGGCAGGGGCGCGGCACCGTGGTCGCGGGCCCCAAGCTGGAGCAGCCGCTGTCCCTGGCCAGCTACACCGAGGGCGTCCGGCGCCAGGGCCGTACCCCCGGCCGCGCACTCGTCACCCTGGACCGCTTCCCCTGCCCCGAAGCGCTCGCCGCCGAGACCGGCCTCACCCGCGGGGAACCCGTCTGGCACCTGGAGCGCGTGCTGCTCGCGGACGACGAGCGGGTCGGCCTGGAGAGCACCTACGTCTCCGTGGCCCGCCTCCCCGACCTGGACACCGCCTTCGACCCGGACTCGTCCTTCTACGCCCACCTCGCCGGGCAGGGCATCGCCTTCGGGGACGCCGACGAGCGCATCGAGACCGTCCTCGCCACCCCGCGCGAGGCCCTGCTGATCGGCACCCCGCCGGCCCTCCCGATGCTGCTCATCCACCGCGTCTCCCGGGACGCGGAGGGTGGCCCGCTGGAGCGGGTGCGCACCCTTTACCGGGGCGACCGCTTCTCCTTCACCACCCACCTGCGCGGCTGA